CTTGCCTCTCCCTTCCGCCTCAACCACTCCCAAAGCAATGATTGCCTCAAGAAGTTTGTCCTTATATTTCCCCTCCATTAAACTTCGATTCCTGCCGTTGCACCTAAAGATATCGGACTCTTCCGATTGCATACCATAATGTTCAGATGAAACAACATTAGAAAAAGAATCCTTAGAACCGGGTCCCCCATTTTCTACACAGCACCCCCTTTCCTACTGCAGTTTACACGCCTCTGCCTTTGCTTTGATACCCCTCTCTTCATTCCACCCCAATCTTTCAAATgtttatatttcaattttttacccAACTGCCTCCTCCTCTCAAAAGCATTGTTATTAAGATACTGAACCTTCTCCAAACTACAAGCTACAGTCGATGGAGATAGAGATAAAGACAAAGATAGAGAATTACCttgtcccttttccaaaaaagCCTTCGAAGAATCAGCAGAGACATTTCGAGAGGTTGTCTCAGCCAGGGCCACACCATATTCTTGAACAGAAACCACACAACCAAACTGCTCCTTTGCCAACCAAGCTTTATCCTTTAGTTTATTAACCTTGGCCCGCGCTTCATCGAAGCTACCGAAAGTCTCTTGATCACGAGAACAAGCCAAAAGGGAATCAGTAAAACCACCGTGCTCAATCGACAAAACAACAGAAAGGGGATTCTTCTGTTGGTTATCAGATTCCAAAGAAACAGAATTCAGGGAATTCTTGGGGACATAATTCAAAGGTTTCGTAGGAGCGGAGAGAATAGGTTCCTGAGTCTTCGATGTCGCTTCTTCTACAGAGAATTGTTGAATACTATCTTCAGTTCCCTCACTATAAGTCGTTCCTACGTCTTCCTGCAATTTAACCGACCACGAGTCCTCCGAATCCGTGGATACAGAGCCAGAGAGAAAAGATTTTGATTTACCTGACGAAAACATCAGAGAACCAAAAGGATCTTCTCTTATAACCAACAAAAAGAGCTTTATGTCAATCTCTACCTTCAAAACCTCCGGAAAAGAACGAGAAAGCTTAACACGCACCATAACCCGAGCTACATCAAAACAATCGCCTTTCGCAGTATGTTCGTCCACACATATGAAGGAGCCAAAATGATCTCCTAACGCCACACAAAAATCGGAGTTCCAAGCATGAACAGGAATCCCAAACACCCTAAACCACACCACCCTGGATTCATCGACGACCTCTTCATTCCATTTCTTGATGTTCGAGAACCAATCTTTCCACCATGTCTCCCCCTCCCTAATCAAGTCCTCCATGAATCCTTCCTCCCTCTCTTCAAGAAGGCAAACATTACCCCCCATCGGAGACACCTTAATAGCAAAAAGACCCTCCATATCGAAATGATTTTGAATGTTATAAGCAGAACCTGGGATTCTAACTATACCAACGTACGCTTTCTTCAACCTAACCATGTCTTCCTTCTTTGCAGAAAATTTCAAACTCACTGCCTCCGTAACTTTAGCCTGCACAACATTGTTCACACCTTGAAGAACCTCTGCATACGACTTAGAGGCTGCAGAGGCAGACTCACCTCTCCCTGCTTCAACCTTGCCAACGAACCTATACGCGCCCTCCCCTGATCTACCTTCATAGTTCCGTTTGTCCGACCTGCCACCCTCCAAACCCATGTTGAACCTTGGCACATTCACATGGATCTTCTTTCCAAAAATCAGAACATTGTTAAAGCGTACTGCTAAAAGGAGACAATCCCCTGCTTCTCCGAAACGCGCGAAAGCAAATCTCTTCCCAATCTTATTCCTCCGCGGAGAAATTAGGACCTCCGCAACATCCCCTATAAAACCAAACAAATCGAAGAGCTGCTTTGCCGTCGTGGTTTCCGGGAACTCCGAAACGTACACAGAAGAAATCTCTTCCCCTTCATTTTTGTGATTTCAATTTCTCCCACCCGCCGGAAAAATGTCCCACCTAGGTTTCAAATCTCTGAACACATTTCTCCTTGCTGCTCGCTGCCGACCATCCTCCGGACGCCATTGCTGCCTCACGCTCATAGGGAAACAACTCAGGGAAGAACCCTAACCCCCTTCTAGAGAGAGGTTAGAGAGACTACCcgaagagagagaaaagaaaagaacaaacaattttcaatttaaatttcattttagaTCCGATGAAGATATTTAAACaatgcatttttttttatttgaaggaaACTTTTTTGTGACAATCTTTTTCTGCGACAATGATAAAAATATTACCGCTAGAATTCATTGCAAAATATTGAGGATTGATTGCATATATTCAAATTGAGGATGACAACATtgaataatttttcttttgtgTAGAAATTGGAATTTATTTTATGGCTTGGAGGACGGTAGTCCATTTGAAACTATGATATTTTTGGTCTCTGGATCAAAGGACAACTTACTCAATAATGATCTGCGGTCTCAATGTAGCAAAGAAAAAATAGTGTGTGCTTAATTAGTAAACTTGTTTAGAACATGATGTGAAATGTTAAAGAAAATTGAAGAATTTGTTGTCCTATAATAGTTGTTTGATTTAACGGATAGATTATGTGATATTTTTTCCACGTGAAGGGGTCTCTATGTCCTTTGTTAATAGCATTTTGTATGGTTGCCTAAGTCCATCAACATTTTGTGAATGCAATTCGTTATACAAATCCAAACTCTGCCTTAAAGGAAcaatttctctatccatcacaaaaagttgggtagtgtataTTTCACCAATCACATTGTATTATTTAATTttgtcttatttaattaattattaaatagtactacctccgttttttattataagtcgttttagcaTTTTCacacatataaaataataataataattattgtatgaaaTAGAGAAATTATAGAAGATTTTACTAAATTATCTTTCATTAATTGTATGGGAaagacaaattaaaataatttaaagaaagaaaataataaatacttaagggtataatagaaaaaataggggtcaggttgatgtgcataaggtatatccttatgtacggtgcataagtctcgtacaagtaatatttaaattgttctgagtaacattttagttagaaacgagtaataatatcataatccatgtgtaatatatgcattatttgtacacatctattaattatgagtaatatttaaattgtgaGTAATGACTacactattttgagtaatatttacaccattctgagtaatatcgaattttaactatttttagtaatatattcattgttctgagtaatatttatactattttgagtaatctatatattattttgagtaataaatataatcctttgagtaatataaataatatttgagtatttatgcaccgtgcataaggatataccttatgcacatcaacacatcccgaaaaaatagtattaatgattcattgaaattgtaaaacgacttataataaaacacaaattttTTCTCTAaagcgacttataataaaaaacggagggagtatacttttttgttgtttccaaaatattttacactaaaggtaactCTATCCAACTTTTTGTGTTGGATAGGTAAGAATTCACCCtgcttaattaatttgtttaaaatatcatattattCACATTAAATAATTACTTTAAAATGTGCTAATTGACGTCATAAAAGTAAATGAATGATTTTTTAGGTTAGGTTTTATACCCTTTAATAGATGAGATAACTTGATTCCTACTTTACTAGATGCAATCAACAAGTACTTCGAAGAGTAATTAAAACATTGATCAACTCAAATAATATTAAACTACTTCCAACAATAATTAAACTCAAATAATATTAAACTAAATCAGATAGAAAACATTAAACAAGACACTTACATGCAAAGTAGCAAGCTACTAGTGTGTACATGTAGTACTAGCACACTTATTTTCTTGACTAGAAATCAGTAAAAACGATCTTAATAAAAATCACAAGCTCACAAACAAGGTCTAGCTATTGCGTTCATGCATGAGTAAATTCATGGATGAGCTGCCGGTGTAGCTCTTCCACCGCCAACACCACCACTCCCAGGTATCGGAACCTCAACGCCCGGGTTTGGAATAGAAGTGTCATCGCCACCAGGAACGTAACTGTGACCTGTTGATCCAGATTCTGATCCAGATCCTGAGCTTGATCCCGAACCTAATGATCCCGATCCCCCAGTGCCACCATTAACAGGGTTATTAGGAGTAAGCCCGGAGTATGGGGGAAATCCGAAATGTCCAATGCTTGGAAAATGCAGTTTACCATGATCATGCTTGAACAGAAACTGAGGCTCTTTCTTGTCATCATTGTCGGAGTTCTTAGCAAAGTTGCGGCCAGCAACTGCTTGCCAATTTGTCACAAAAAGAATATTGAAAATGAGAAGAAGTGCAAAGAAAGAGTAAGCTCTTTGAGCCATTTTTAAGATAAGAACTAGGAGAAGGATACAGTGATATTTCTTAGCTTGTGCTTGTTGTGTTGTAACTCCAAGAGTGTGAAtgcattatataataatattttgtctAGAGATTTGAGTGAACATTGGCGGTGAAATGAAGTCATCAACATGATCATTACTTACTAGTTTCTATTATCAGTTTTATTAGTTTCTATTTATGGAAAGCATTCACCAATGACATGGCGGTCACTAAATGACCATTATTTATGCACCGTAATTTGTAGAAAACATTGGAATTAGAACTGGAATATTACACTTTCTAGTTCTAGATTCATTCTTCACGTTTCTTTGCTTTCTTTTGCTACTCAACTGAAATGTTTCTTTACCAAAATAAAAGTTGTAATATTTGTACTATTTcttattaacaaaataaaaattctaaGGTTGGTGATCTTGAAATGATATGAGACTGCTCGCAAAATGTATAGGAGAGTTTGGATTTTGGTACGCTGGTTGATCTTTTGATGTTCAGATTTCGGTGACGGGTTGATACATGTGAAAACATGTTTCGTAGGTTACTCAAAATAATCAAGGATCTCTTGATAATGTATTTTtgatgataataaataaaagaagctTTTGAAGATGCAACCTACACAATTACTTGTATGGAAACTTGCATAGCAATGTTTACAATCTATCTATGAGGATTCAAGTCTTTGACGATGTAGCCTACATGATAACTTGTATGACAACTTGCATAGTAACATTTACAACTAATGAGGATTTAAGTATGACAAAATGATCAAAGATTACAGGCAGACAAATAAGAGTCTGATGATCACTACAAACATCCTCTTATGACATTCAAATTGAAGAAATCTCAAGCTTCATCTCCAAGAAGATTCAAAAAATATCCATATGAGTAGTTTACTTGACAAGTCAAGAAGCTTCAAAGTGAAAAGGAGACAAAGTGTGAAAGCTTGCCCTGTCGCGTCTGAGTGAACCGTGTTTTGTAAAAACACAAGGGTTTTTTCGTAAAGTTATACGGCTAACTCACACACACATACTAAAATAAGTTATTAATTTTTCGTAAAGTTATACGGCTaactcacacacacacatactAAAACAAGTTATTAATTAAGCCTCTATTTCTTAAGAAAGCATCCCTAAAAATGTTTTGGAGTCGTGTTAGTTTATACATGAACTATAAGAAAGATTTGGACAAATATTGTGTTGTCCAATCGATTGGGTTAGTGCACAAGTTATCCTTAAACGATTACGATGGCCTCTTAATGAAGGAAAACATCTTTGTatcatttctttcctttttaaaCATTTATAATCGTTTATTTTTGGGCTCTCAATCGATTGCGGCAAGAAGTCAATCATTTGGCTCATTAATTTTGGCCTATGGATCTTTTCTTTTTGTGCCAGCCTCTAACCTATAAATGGATATCTCTCCCTTCACATTTTCATATCTAAAAAATGTGAGCTCATtatccccctctctctctctaaatATTTTTTCACTTTCTCTCACGTAAATTTAGTCGTAGTGTTTCGAGAAAGTCTTTGAGTTTACCTGGGAAATTTGTATTTTAGAAGGGGTATTACTGTAAATTCACTAAAGACGGTTTTCTCTTGGCTGAATAATTTATCCTTAAGAGAGTTCCAGATAAGTCTGGTTCAAAATATCAACTCGGTTTATAAGTTTTATCTGTTTAAAATCCTACTTCATTTCGAGATCAACCCGGTTCAAAATCTCAAATTAGTTCGTGAGTTAAGCCCAATCAAAAGATCACTTTATTTCGAGATAATTCTAGTTTAAAATCTACTAGTTTGTGGCTTGTCAAATCGAAACCCCAGTTCGGTTCGGGAGTTCAGCCCGGTTTAAAAGCTCACCTTGGTTCGAAATAAGTTCGTAAATTTCGGTTTACCTTAGGGACTGACTGCTTTAAGTTTATACTTTGAAGAAAAACTAACCGCTTCACTCGGCAAGTTCATGTTTGGAAAGAAGACTAACTGCTTCTCTACAAGTTTATGTTTGGAAGGAAGACTAACGGCTTTTCTGCGTCGTCagttgttt
The nucleotide sequence above comes from Vicia villosa cultivar HV-30 ecotype Madison, WI unplaced genomic scaffold, Vvil1.0 ctg.001021F_1_1, whole genome shotgun sequence. Encoded proteins:
- the LOC131632816 gene encoding putative cell wall protein, encoding MAQRAYSFFALLLIFNILFVTNWQAVAGRNFAKNSDNDDKKEPQFLFKHDHGKLHFPSIGHFGFPPYSGLTPNNPVNGGTGGSGSLGSGSSSGSGSESGSTGHSYVPGGDDTSIPNPGVEVPIPGSGGVGGGRATPAAHP